In the Staphylococcus condimenti genome, one interval contains:
- a CDS encoding DUF5996 family protein, with protein sequence MEILKFDDWKDEQLTLHLIAQILGKYKVECAYQEPQWEHVTLDITSEGFTTGLLYVDDNHFSIDVNILDDLIEVRVNNEKTAFTLENGKTIQDYYKQIEDTLNNYGITVKLNTNPQEMENKIPLDEDTTHHHYDHDIAVKALELMQYAERSLKRFIGPLRARTAGPAFFWGTFDVSAIVVYSKFYQEFKPDQVIEYGAFDEEMIEFGFWFGGGDFEGPTYFVLPYPFVDKNFTFDKSLPEGARFDPTLTEFVYELQRGDVRELDTINAVFESGFDIFAQHLDWPKVDHCTVPMHMPPNMHTDKDE encoded by the coding sequence ATGGAAATTTTAAAGTTTGACGATTGGAAAGACGAACAGCTCACATTACACCTCATTGCACAAATTTTAGGTAAATACAAAGTAGAATGTGCTTATCAAGAACCACAATGGGAACATGTCACATTAGACATCACAAGCGAAGGTTTTACAACAGGACTGTTATATGTAGATGACAACCATTTTTCAATAGATGTCAATATATTAGATGACCTAATCGAAGTACGTGTCAATAATGAAAAGACCGCATTCACTTTAGAAAACGGCAAAACGATACAAGACTACTACAAACAAATAGAAGACACACTGAATAATTATGGCATTACTGTCAAACTCAATACTAACCCTCAAGAAATGGAAAACAAAATTCCTTTAGACGAAGATACAACACATCATCACTATGACCATGATATTGCAGTCAAAGCGTTAGAATTAATGCAATATGCAGAACGTTCGCTAAAACGTTTTATTGGTCCGTTACGCGCAAGAACAGCAGGGCCTGCATTCTTCTGGGGAACATTCGATGTTTCTGCGATTGTCGTTTACAGTAAGTTTTATCAAGAATTTAAACCTGACCAAGTCATTGAATACGGTGCATTTGATGAAGAGATGATTGAGTTTGGTTTCTGGTTCGGCGGTGGAGATTTTGAAGGTCCGACATACTTCGTCTTACCTTATCCTTTTGTAGACAAAAACTTTACATTTGATAAATCACTTCCTGAGGGCGCAAGATTTGACCCGACATTGACTGAATTTGTGTATGAACTGCAACGTGGAGATGTAAGAGAATTAGATACTATTAATGCTGTATTTGAAAGCGGCTTTGATATCTTTGCGCAACATTTAGATTGGCCGAAAGTCGATCATTGTACTGTACCGATGCATATGCCGCCGAATATGCACACTGACAAAGATGAATAG
- a CDS encoding epoxyqueuosine reductase QueH yields MIEMDGIVAKMKNQKINYDRVLKKMIQQWERSEERPKIMLHSCCAPCSTYVLEFLSEYADLAIYFANPNIHPKKEYERRAWVQKDFIEKFNQENGTNVRYIEAPYKPHEFMKMAKERGLTDEPEGGLRCRACFEMRLDMVAEAAVEYGYDYFGSALTLSPKKNAQMINELGAEVQKLYDVNYLPSDFKKNKGYERSLEMCKDYNIYRQCYCGCVFAAQAQGIDFKEVNKAAKEFLDTVETK; encoded by the coding sequence ATGATAGAAATGGATGGCATCGTTGCCAAAATGAAAAATCAGAAAATCAATTATGATCGCGTATTAAAGAAAATGATTCAACAATGGGAACGTTCAGAAGAACGTCCGAAAATAATGCTGCATAGTTGTTGTGCACCATGCAGTACGTATGTCTTAGAGTTTCTCTCTGAATATGCAGACTTAGCTATTTATTTTGCGAATCCTAATATTCATCCAAAAAAAGAATATGAACGAAGAGCATGGGTTCAAAAAGATTTTATAGAAAAATTTAATCAAGAAAACGGCACAAACGTACGTTATATCGAAGCGCCTTATAAGCCGCACGAGTTCATGAAGATGGCTAAAGAGCGTGGTTTAACAGATGAACCTGAAGGCGGATTGAGATGTCGTGCATGTTTTGAAATGCGCTTAGATATGGTCGCTGAAGCGGCTGTTGAATACGGCTATGATTATTTCGGCAGTGCATTAACGCTTTCACCTAAAAAGAATGCACAAATGATTAATGAACTCGGCGCTGAAGTTCAAAAACTTTATGATGTTAATTACCTGCCAAGCGACTTTAAGAAAAATAAAGGGTACGAACGTTCATTAGAGATGTGCAAAGACTATAATATTTATCGTCAATGTTATTGCGGCTGTGTATTTGCAGCACAAGCACAAGGGATTGACTTTAAAGAAGTGAATAAAGCAGCCAAAGAATTTTTAGATACAGTAGAAACAAAATAA
- a CDS encoding LytTR family DNA-binding domain-containing protein, which translates to MKVKCYFNQDEEDERVEIYAQDATQKIKEIIACVKQDETLTTLTGKNQYQRIFQVPIEEVLQIKAENKKVYAWTYTQCLIISNPLYELEEILPHYFIRISKSEILNIRNIKYLSVGANGMIHITLKHGEATYSSRRYLKKLKARLKL; encoded by the coding sequence ATGAAAGTAAAATGTTATTTCAATCAAGATGAAGAAGATGAACGTGTAGAAATTTATGCACAGGATGCTACGCAAAAAATTAAAGAAATTATCGCATGTGTTAAACAAGATGAGACACTCACAACTTTAACTGGTAAAAACCAATATCAACGCATTTTTCAAGTGCCGATTGAAGAAGTATTACAGATTAAAGCAGAAAATAAGAAAGTATATGCATGGACTTATACGCAATGCTTAATTATTTCAAATCCTTTATATGAATTAGAAGAAATACTCCCGCATTATTTCATCAGAATTTCAAAATCAGAAATATTGAATATCCGTAATATTAAATATTTGAGCGTAGGTGCGAATGGGATGATTCATATTACGTTAAAACATGGTGAAGCGACGTATTCCTCAAGACGTTATTTAAAAAAATTGAAGGCGAGGTTAAAATTATGA
- a CDS encoding DUF3021 domain-containing protein, producing the protein MKRIMKPLMNDFCTGVVIGTVISVIFSSIFGQGQYSPVSPVSLMGRIYEAHLSEPLIMLIAAVIWGIIGVLFGLGSMIYDASDWSLLKKTVLHIVICYIGFLPLAILAGWFPLTLADILFFTGIFIFVYAIIWIVNYFKNKALVDMINKKLNQ; encoded by the coding sequence ATGAAAAGAATAATGAAGCCGCTCATGAATGATTTTTGTACAGGTGTTGTTATTGGCACAGTAATATCGGTTATATTTTCCAGCATTTTTGGACAAGGGCAATACTCGCCAGTATCACCTGTCTCATTGATGGGACGCATTTACGAAGCACATTTGTCTGAACCTCTGATTATGTTGATTGCTGCTGTTATATGGGGAATAATTGGTGTGCTATTTGGTTTAGGTAGTATGATTTACGACGCTTCGGATTGGAGTTTATTAAAAAAGACAGTGCTGCATATTGTCATTTGCTATATAGGATTTCTGCCCCTAGCAATTTTGGCAGGATGGTTCCCGTTAACTTTAGCTGACATCTTATTCTTTACAGGTATTTTTATCTTTGTATATGCCATTATATGGATAGTGAATTATTTTAAAAACAAAGCTTTAGTAGATATGATCAATAAAAAATTAAACCAATAA
- a CDS encoding DUF488 domain-containing protein: MVIKVERIYEDKAKNDGVRVLVDRVWPRGISKENANLDEWMKNIGPSTELRKWFGHDPDKFDDFKKKYIDELKNNKEQHDELKVLEGIIDDARKDVILLYSAKDEEHNQAVVLKEYLKEQGYK; the protein is encoded by the coding sequence ATGGTTATTAAAGTAGAACGAATTTATGAAGATAAAGCAAAAAATGATGGTGTACGCGTGCTTGTTGATCGTGTGTGGCCTCGTGGTATTTCAAAAGAAAATGCGAATTTAGATGAATGGATGAAAAATATCGGTCCAAGTACAGAATTACGTAAATGGTTTGGTCATGATCCAGACAAGTTCGATGATTTTAAAAAGAAATATATTGATGAGTTGAAAAATAATAAAGAACAGCATGACGAGTTGAAAGTATTAGAAGGTATTATTGATGATGCACGTAAAGATGTTATCTTATTATATTCTGCTAAAGATGAAGAACATAACCAAGCAGTTGTGTTGAAAGAATATTTAAAAGAACAAGGTTATAAATAA
- the pflB gene encoding formate C-acetyltransferase, with protein sequence MVETIKERKSPWASFKKGKWSSEVDVRNFIQLNYTLYNGDSSFLESPTRATSDLWDQVMELTREERERGGMWDMDTKVASTILSHDAGYLNEELEQIVGVQTEKPFKRSMQPFGGIRMAKAACEAYGYELDKETERIFTDLRKTHNQGVFDAYSKEMLACRKAGIITGLPDAYGRGRIIGDYRRVALYGIDFLMEEKLNDYNNMSTVMDEGTIRLREELSEQYRALKELKVLGERYGFDLSRPAENFKEAVQWLYLAYLAAIKEQNGAAMSLGRTSTFLDIYAERDLQEGILTEREVQEIVDHFIMKLRLVKFARTPDYNELFSGDPTWVTESIGGVGLDGRAMVTKNSFRFLHTLDNLGPAPEPNLTVLWSQRLPENFKAYCAEMSIKSSSIQYENDDLMRESYGDDYGIACCVSAMRIGKQMQFFGARANLAKTLLYAINGGKDEKSGMQVGPEFVPIDSEILDYDEVYAKFDQMMEWLAGVYINSLNIIHYMHDKYSYERIEMALHDTDVHRTMATGIAGLSVAADSLSAIKYGQVKTIRNEEGLVVDFDTTGDFPKYGNNDSRVDDIAIELVKSFMKKLRKHKTYRDSEHTMSVLTITSNVVYGKKTGNTPDGRKAGEPFAPGANPMHGRDEHGALASLSSVAKIPYEYCKDGISNTFSIVPKSLGKTDMEQNHNLVSVLDGYAMQQGHHLNINVFNRETLIDAMEHPEEYPQLTIRVSGYAVNFIKLTREQQLDVISRTFHERM encoded by the coding sequence ATGGTTGAAACGATCAAAGAAAGAAAATCACCATGGGCAAGCTTTAAAAAAGGTAAATGGTCTTCAGAAGTGGATGTCAGAAACTTTATTCAGTTGAATTATACGTTGTATAACGGAGATTCATCGTTCCTTGAATCACCTACACGAGCTACAAGTGATTTATGGGACCAAGTGATGGAGTTAACACGTGAAGAACGTGAACGCGGCGGTATGTGGGATATGGATACAAAAGTTGCTTCCACAATCCTATCGCATGATGCAGGTTATTTGAATGAAGAATTAGAACAAATTGTAGGTGTTCAAACAGAAAAACCATTTAAACGTTCTATGCAGCCTTTCGGCGGTATTCGTATGGCAAAAGCTGCTTGTGAAGCATATGGTTATGAATTAGATAAGGAAACAGAACGTATTTTCACTGATTTACGTAAAACACATAACCAAGGTGTGTTCGATGCCTATTCAAAAGAAATGCTGGCATGCCGTAAAGCGGGTATTATCACAGGATTGCCGGATGCATATGGACGTGGACGTATTATCGGAGATTACCGTCGTGTTGCATTATACGGTATTGATTTCTTAATGGAAGAAAAATTGAACGACTATAACAATATGTCGACTGTGATGGATGAAGGTACAATTCGTTTGCGTGAGGAACTTTCTGAACAATACCGTGCGTTAAAAGAATTAAAAGTTTTAGGTGAACGTTATGGATTTGATCTCAGCCGTCCAGCTGAAAACTTTAAAGAAGCGGTTCAATGGTTGTATCTAGCTTACCTTGCTGCAATTAAAGAACAAAATGGTGCAGCGATGAGTTTAGGACGTACGTCTACATTCTTAGATATTTATGCAGAACGTGATTTGCAAGAAGGTATCTTAACAGAACGTGAAGTACAAGAAATTGTGGATCACTTCATTATGAAATTACGTTTGGTTAAATTCGCACGTACACCTGATTATAATGAGTTGTTCTCAGGAGACCCGACTTGGGTAACTGAATCTATCGGAGGTGTAGGTTTAGATGGTCGTGCAATGGTTACTAAGAACTCTTTCCGCTTCTTACACACTTTAGATAACTTAGGACCTGCTCCTGAACCAAACTTAACTGTATTATGGTCACAGCGTTTACCAGAAAACTTTAAAGCATATTGTGCTGAAATGAGTATTAAATCAAGCTCTATCCAATATGAAAATGACGATTTAATGCGTGAAAGTTATGGCGATGATTATGGTATTGCTTGTTGTGTATCAGCAATGCGCATTGGTAAACAAATGCAATTCTTCGGTGCACGTGCAAACTTAGCAAAAACATTATTATATGCGATTAATGGCGGTAAAGATGAAAAATCCGGCATGCAAGTAGGTCCTGAATTCGTACCGATTGATTCTGAAATTCTTGATTATGATGAAGTTTATGCAAAATTTGATCAAATGATGGAATGGTTGGCTGGCGTTTATATCAACTCATTGAATATCATTCACTATATGCATGATAAATACAGCTATGAACGTATTGAAATGGCATTGCATGATACAGATGTGCACCGCACAATGGCAACAGGTATCGCTGGTTTATCTGTAGCTGCGGATTCTTTATCTGCGATTAAATATGGGCAAGTGAAAACAATCCGTAATGAAGAAGGATTAGTTGTTGATTTTGATACAACAGGCGACTTCCCTAAATACGGCAATAATGATTCACGTGTAGATGACATTGCGATTGAGTTAGTAAAATCATTCATGAAAAAATTGCGCAAACATAAAACATATCGCGATTCTGAACATACAATGAGCGTATTAACTATTACGTCTAATGTAGTTTATGGTAAGAAAACAGGTAATACACCAGATGGACGTAAAGCTGGCGAGCCATTTGCGCCTGGTGCAAACCCAATGCATGGCCGTGATGAACATGGTGCGTTAGCTTCATTATCATCTGTAGCAAAAATTCCTTATGAATATTGCAAAGACGGTATTTCTAACACGTTCAGTATTGTACCGAAATCACTTGGTAAAACGGATATGGAACAAAATCATAACTTAGTATCTGTGTTAGATGGTTATGCAATGCAGCAAGGTCATCATTTAAATATCAACGTCTTTAACCGTGAGACATTAATTGATGCAATGGAACATCCAGAAGAATATCCGCAATTAACAATTCGTGTATCAGGTTATGCAGTTAACTTTATTAAATTGACTCGTGAACAACAATTAGATGTTATCTCTAGAACATTCCACGAAAGAATGTAA
- the pflA gene encoding pyruvate formate-lyase-activating protein: protein MEGRIHSVESLGTVDGPGLRYIIFTQGCLLRCLYCHNPDTWSLTDAPRKATAEELVEEIVPYRPYFSASGGGVTVSGGEPLLQMPFLEQLFKQLKAEDIHTCIDTSAGCVNETPTFLKHLDNLLQYTDLMLLDIKHIDNEKHLALTGKPNNHILRFAQMLSERKQPVWIRHVLVPGYTDDEADLIRLGQFISTLDNVERFEILPYHQLGVHKYEALGQTYPLEGVQEPSEDDVARAYELVNFQGATPLTIQ from the coding sequence ATGGAAGGACGAATTCACTCTGTAGAAAGTTTAGGGACAGTTGATGGTCCAGGTTTACGCTATATTATATTTACACAAGGTTGTTTATTAAGATGCCTTTATTGTCATAATCCAGATACTTGGAGTTTGACTGATGCGCCAAGAAAAGCGACTGCAGAAGAACTTGTTGAAGAGATTGTGCCGTACCGTCCTTATTTCAGTGCTTCTGGCGGAGGTGTTACTGTTAGCGGTGGAGAACCGCTGCTGCAAATGCCTTTTTTAGAGCAGCTTTTCAAACAGTTGAAAGCTGAAGATATTCATACTTGTATTGACACTTCTGCAGGTTGTGTTAATGAAACACCGACATTTCTAAAACACTTAGATAATCTGCTTCAATATACTGATTTAATGCTGCTTGATATCAAACATATAGATAACGAAAAACACTTAGCACTTACAGGGAAACCTAACAATCATATTCTACGCTTTGCGCAAATGTTATCAGAACGCAAGCAGCCAGTTTGGATTCGACATGTCTTAGTGCCAGGTTATACAGATGATGAAGCGGATTTGATCCGGCTCGGACAATTTATCTCAACTTTAGATAATGTCGAACGTTTTGAAATCTTGCCATATCATCAATTAGGAGTGCACAAGTATGAAGCACTCGGTCAAACATATCCTTTAGAAGGCGTGCAAGAACCAAGTGAAGATGATGTGGCACGCGCATATGAGCTCGTCAACTTCCAAGGTGCAACACCACTTACCATTCAATAA
- a CDS encoding class I SAM-dependent methyltransferase: MEERIFHRIAHQYDSDAQIQLTEKIAEEIRAFMTPAHRLLDYGCGTGLVGLQFADDVDQLILADAENEMLKIVQQKITSLDLKNAETMQLNVVEDSLPDIQVDTIIMSLVMLHVSDTQALLNQLFKLLQPGGQILIADFNQNDKVSHPLIHSGFTHETVKEKMEKAGFNKPSIHTFYQGEKLFMNQDASLFLAHATKP; encoded by the coding sequence ATGGAAGAACGGATATTTCATCGTATCGCACATCAATATGACAGCGACGCACAAATTCAACTTACTGAAAAAATTGCAGAAGAGATACGTGCATTTATGACGCCTGCACATCGTTTATTGGATTACGGATGTGGAACAGGGTTAGTAGGATTACAATTTGCTGATGATGTTGATCAACTTATTTTGGCAGATGCAGAAAATGAAATGTTAAAAATTGTACAGCAAAAAATAACATCTTTGGATTTGAAAAATGCTGAAACGATGCAGCTCAATGTGGTGGAAGATTCATTACCGGATATCCAAGTAGATACTATTATTATGTCGCTTGTGATGCTGCATGTTTCAGATACACAAGCATTGCTCAATCAGTTATTTAAATTGCTCCAACCAGGAGGACAAATCTTAATTGCGGATTTCAATCAAAATGACAAAGTCAGCCATCCGTTAATTCATTCAGGTTTTACACATGAAACAGTGAAAGAAAAGATGGAAAAAGCAGGATTTAATAAGCCTTCGATACACACGTTTTATCAAGGCGAAAAATTATTTATGAACCAAGATGCATCACTCTTTTTAGCACATGCAACAAAACCATAA
- a CDS encoding sporulation protein: MLDKILTSIKVGELTVDTRLEKADFKADETVSGKVILKGGNEDEEVSRIRLTLLEPKEGSSENTDFGESDKVLQMYEIKSEQVVEKAQSVEKPFEFRLANFDLDKTTNALVLRTHITIGDGKDSEDEEEIRIQ, from the coding sequence ATGTTAGATAAAATTTTGACATCTATAAAAGTTGGGGAGCTAACAGTAGATACACGCTTAGAAAAAGCAGATTTTAAAGCAGACGAAACAGTTTCTGGGAAAGTCATCTTAAAAGGCGGCAATGAAGATGAGGAAGTTTCTAGAATCAGATTAACATTGCTTGAACCTAAAGAAGGTTCTAGCGAAAATACAGATTTCGGCGAATCTGATAAAGTATTGCAAATGTATGAGATTAAAAGTGAACAAGTGGTTGAAAAAGCACAATCAGTGGAAAAACCATTCGAGTTCCGTTTAGCTAATTTCGATTTAGATAAAACAACTAACGCTTTAGTGTTACGCACACATATTACTATTGGAGACGGTAAAGATTCAGAAGATGAAGAAGAAATCCGTATTCAATAA
- a CDS encoding NADP-dependent oxidoreductase yields the protein MEAVRIHKYGKKIQPRLEEVSIPEIDENEVLVKIHAASVNPIDFKAAQGGIMRLFFNEKTPYTMGHDFAGEVVKIGKCVTAFRVGDAVYGMKLGAFSEYIAVTENQMATMPKHLSYEEAAALPMVGLTSYQALHDYMHLSQGQKVLIQAGSGGVGSFAIQLAKVYGAYVATTTSNKNREFVEKLGADKVIDYHQTHFDEVLHDYDGVFDTLGGEELMKAFKIVKPHGTVVSINGIPDQRTASELGVPLWKKYLMTFAARKINKAAEEHRVYYRFIFTRDSRQELNKIRKMVEANKIHPEIDKIFDLADTKEALDYIHKGHARGKVVIKVTEPEF from the coding sequence ATGGAAGCTGTTAGAATTCATAAATATGGAAAAAAGATTCAACCTCGTTTAGAAGAAGTATCAATTCCAGAAATTGATGAGAATGAAGTATTAGTTAAAATACATGCAGCTAGTGTTAATCCTATTGATTTCAAAGCTGCACAAGGCGGAATTATGCGCCTCTTTTTTAATGAAAAAACACCCTATACTATGGGCCATGATTTTGCGGGTGAAGTTGTTAAAATCGGCAAATGTGTAACAGCGTTTCGTGTAGGTGATGCAGTATATGGTATGAAACTCGGAGCATTTTCAGAATATATCGCAGTAACCGAAAATCAAATGGCAACGATGCCGAAGCACTTGAGCTATGAAGAAGCTGCCGCATTACCTATGGTTGGGTTAACCTCTTATCAAGCACTGCATGACTATATGCATTTAAGCCAAGGTCAAAAAGTATTGATTCAAGCAGGATCAGGCGGAGTAGGGTCATTCGCGATTCAATTGGCTAAGGTATACGGAGCCTATGTTGCTACCACTACCAGCAATAAAAATCGTGAGTTCGTTGAGAAATTAGGAGCTGATAAAGTGATTGACTATCATCAAACGCACTTTGATGAGGTCCTGCATGATTATGATGGCGTCTTTGATACTCTAGGCGGAGAAGAATTAATGAAAGCCTTTAAAATAGTAAAACCGCATGGTACTGTCGTTTCAATCAACGGTATCCCAGACCAGCGTACTGCTTCAGAACTCGGTGTTCCTTTATGGAAAAAATATTTGATGACATTTGCGGCTCGTAAAATTAATAAAGCAGCAGAAGAACATCGTGTTTACTATCGTTTTATTTTCACACGTGATAGTCGCCAAGAATTAAACAAAATTCGCAAAATGGTCGAAGCAAATAAAATCCATCCTGAAATTGACAAAATATTTGATTTAGCCGATACAAAAGAAGCTTTAGATTATATACACAAAGGGCATGCACGAGGCAAAGTGGTTATTAAAGTCACTGAACCTGAGTTTTAA
- a CDS encoding pyrimidine-nucleoside phosphorylase yields MRMVDLIDKKRDGESLSAEEIKWMIAEYTNGNIPDYQMSSMAMAIYFQDMNNDERAELTMAMVHSGDEIDLSAIEGTKVDKHSTGGVGDTTTLVLAPLVAAVGVPVAKMSGRGLGHTGGTIDKLESVDGFHVEISEDDFIRLVNEDKLAVIGQSGNLTPADKKLYALRDVTGTVNSIPLIASSIMSKKIAAGADAIVLDVKTGNGAFMKTLADAEALAHAMVKIGNNVGRQTMAIISDMSQPLGYAIGNALELKEAMDTLRGEGPEDLTELVMTLGSQMVVLGGKAESLDEARNLLQEAIDSGAALDKFRTFLSNQGGNPEVVDHPELLPQAQYQVELPAKESGVVTEIVANEMGIASMMLGAGRQTKEDDIDLSVGLVLHKKVGDKIEEGESLMTIYSNTEDIEDVKAKIYDNITISASGEAPTLIHTVITE; encoded by the coding sequence ATGAGAATGGTGGATTTGATTGATAAAAAACGTGATGGTGAATCACTATCAGCAGAAGAAATCAAATGGATGATAGCAGAATATACAAACGGGAATATTCCAGACTATCAAATGTCGAGTATGGCAATGGCAATTTATTTCCAAGACATGAATAATGATGAACGTGCTGAGTTAACAATGGCTATGGTACATTCGGGTGATGAAATTGATTTATCTGCGATTGAAGGGACTAAAGTAGATAAACATTCAACAGGCGGTGTCGGTGATACAACCACTTTAGTATTAGCGCCATTAGTGGCAGCAGTCGGCGTACCGGTTGCGAAGATGAGCGGCCGCGGTTTAGGACATACCGGCGGTACGATTGATAAATTAGAATCAGTAGATGGCTTCCATGTGGAAATTTCTGAAGATGACTTTATCCGCTTAGTTAATGAGGATAAATTAGCAGTTATTGGACAATCAGGTAACTTAACGCCAGCTGATAAAAAATTATATGCTTTGCGTGATGTTACAGGTACAGTAAATTCTATTCCATTAATTGCATCTTCTATTATGAGTAAGAAAATCGCAGCAGGTGCAGATGCGATTGTTTTAGATGTAAAAACAGGCAACGGAGCATTTATGAAAACATTAGCAGATGCTGAAGCATTAGCGCATGCGATGGTTAAAATCGGCAATAATGTCGGCCGTCAAACAATGGCAATCATTTCAGATATGAGCCAGCCATTAGGATATGCTATCGGGAATGCATTGGAATTAAAAGAAGCGATGGATACATTGCGCGGAGAGGGCCCTGAAGATTTAACAGAACTTGTAATGACATTAGGTTCCCAAATGGTTGTACTTGGCGGAAAAGCAGAAAGCTTAGATGAAGCGCGCAATTTATTGCAAGAAGCGATTGACAGCGGTGCAGCTTTAGATAAATTCCGCACATTCTTAAGCAATCAAGGGGGTAATCCAGAAGTAGTGGATCATCCTGAATTATTACCGCAAGCACAATATCAAGTTGAATTGCCTGCTAAAGAAAGCGGTGTTGTGACTGAAATTGTAGCTAATGAAATGGGTATCGCTTCAATGATGCTTGGTGCAGGGCGTCAAACTAAAGAAGATGATATTGATTTGAGTGTCGGTTTAGTATTGCATAAGAAAGTCGGAGATAAAATTGAAGAAGGCGAAAGCTTGATGACGATTTACAGCAATACTGAAGATATCGAAGATGTTAAAGCAAAAATTTATGACAACATCACGATTTCAGCATCAGGCGAAGCACCGACTTTGATTCACACTGTGATTACAGAATAA